In Persicimonas caeni, a single window of DNA contains:
- a CDS encoding amidohydrolase family protein, whose protein sequence is MKPGLRRLPALLVALLLIGAGCSDDPANNNNGDMDAGDVLVDGDDMDAGDGGHDGGDADPDADSDGGTQTDNLVVCENTLDAPPADAACGTTSGTNSFVMLQGEVLAGDTIYENGQVLIDRSSGNATIACVGCDCGDEPDAADATVVSCPSSVISPGLINAHEHLGWGAGEPKPHGDERYDHRHDWREGLRGHDEIRSGGSDYSDQAVLFGELRHLMGGATSIAGSGGADGFLRNMDRNSEGLNTSVDYETFPLGDTSGTLIAEGCGYRDIPGDSVLANGIYLPHISEGIDDEAQNEYTCLSATTGGGNDVVEDNTSVIHGIGLTAADIADFGASGAELVWSARTNIDLYGNTADVVTYDKYGVTIALGTDWVLSGSMNMLRELACVDYLNQNHYNSYFTDKHLWQMATANGAQALGVGDQVGTLAEGYVADIAIFDASDRSAYRAVLGAGVQDVQLVMRGGDAIVGQPNLIQALVDSANIGDCESVDVCGDDRLVCAQNDTGYSWSDILGAGSSYDAFYCDAPPSEPSCVPMRPDEYTGMSSATDQDGDGVDDSEDSCPTIFNPKRPLDGDTQADFDGDGIGDACDTCPLNEGETCDPFDPNDRDADGTPNDTDNCPAVANPDQADSDSDDIGDACDACPDFANAGGTGCPATIYDIWDGTVEQGAKVLIQDAIVTAAGDSGVFIQYTSDAADFDGVPYSGVYIYMPDYSPMPARGDRVDVSATVSEFGSEPQLSDPDMITVNSSGNTLPAPVVLDAASVATGGANADHVGVLIRVENLTVASAPNQYGEFEVDGGLLVDDLFYEITPAPAAGDTFNALVGVLNRGFGNTKLTPRDENDVIMGPPTIEDFGPAQAYLEAGTTDVPAPGLTVTLNRAPAQTTTVDLTYSDSTIIDGPATVDVPANQDSVQVSLYALGAAGSSADVTATLTGTSMTATVTIYDDASVREVVDLTPANQTLQLDATGTATVVLNLPAPTGGQVVDISTVGEISAPNTVTVPAGQMSADFTVTAASVAGTGILTAQIGNSAATANVDVTAGPSTPCLIIGEYVEGGSFNKGIELFNCGTTDLELSDFGVCQANGSGSECDSELILPSQSLGAGAVYTLCHPSASFSCDNSTGIINHNGNDRYVIYQDDDGSGAFEPANDTVTDAFGETAVDPGEAWKDKTYRRCDFTPYYGQTTFDVLDYYTEHAKDDVSHFGTEPTAGCP, encoded by the coding sequence ATGAAGCCTGGACTAAGAAGATTACCGGCCCTCCTTGTGGCCCTGCTGCTCATCGGCGCAGGCTGCTCGGATGACCCTGCAAATAATAACAACGGCGACATGGACGCCGGCGACGTGCTCGTCGACGGCGACGACATGGACGCCGGTGACGGCGGCCACGACGGCGGCGATGCCGACCCGGACGCGGACAGCGACGGGGGCACGCAGACCGACAACCTGGTCGTGTGTGAGAACACGCTCGACGCCCCGCCCGCCGACGCAGCCTGCGGTACCACCAGCGGCACGAACAGCTTCGTGATGCTCCAGGGCGAGGTGCTCGCCGGCGACACGATCTACGAGAACGGCCAGGTCCTCATCGACCGCAGCTCGGGCAACGCCACCATCGCGTGTGTGGGTTGCGACTGCGGCGACGAGCCCGACGCGGCCGACGCCACGGTGGTGTCGTGTCCGTCGAGCGTCATCTCCCCGGGCCTCATCAACGCCCACGAGCACCTGGGCTGGGGCGCCGGCGAGCCCAAGCCGCACGGCGACGAGCGCTACGACCACCGCCACGACTGGCGCGAAGGGCTTCGCGGCCACGACGAAATCCGCAGCGGCGGCAGCGACTACAGCGACCAGGCAGTCCTGTTCGGCGAGCTTCGCCACCTGATGGGCGGCGCGACGAGCATCGCCGGCTCGGGCGGCGCGGACGGCTTCTTGCGCAACATGGACCGCAACAGCGAAGGGCTGAACACCAGCGTCGACTACGAGACCTTCCCGCTGGGCGACACCAGCGGCACGCTCATCGCCGAGGGCTGCGGCTACCGCGACATCCCCGGCGACTCGGTGCTGGCCAACGGCATCTACCTGCCGCATATCTCCGAGGGCATCGATGACGAGGCCCAGAACGAGTACACCTGCCTGTCGGCGACGACCGGCGGGGGCAACGACGTGGTCGAGGACAACACCTCGGTCATCCACGGCATCGGCCTGACCGCCGCGGATATCGCCGACTTCGGCGCCAGCGGAGCCGAGCTCGTCTGGTCGGCGCGCACCAACATCGACCTGTACGGCAACACCGCCGACGTGGTCACCTACGACAAGTACGGCGTGACGATCGCGCTGGGCACCGACTGGGTGCTGAGTGGCTCGATGAACATGCTGCGCGAGCTGGCCTGCGTCGATTACCTGAACCAGAACCACTACAACAGCTACTTCACCGACAAGCACCTGTGGCAGATGGCCACCGCCAACGGCGCCCAGGCGCTGGGTGTGGGCGACCAGGTCGGCACCCTCGCCGAGGGCTACGTGGCTGACATCGCCATCTTCGACGCCTCCGATCGCTCGGCCTACCGGGCGGTGCTCGGCGCCGGCGTCCAGGACGTCCAGCTCGTGATGCGTGGCGGCGACGCCATCGTCGGCCAGCCCAACCTCATCCAGGCGCTCGTGGACAGCGCGAATATCGGCGACTGCGAGTCGGTCGACGTGTGCGGCGACGACCGGCTGGTGTGCGCCCAGAACGACACCGGCTACAGCTGGTCGGACATCCTCGGCGCGGGCTCGAGCTACGACGCGTTTTACTGCGACGCACCGCCCAGCGAGCCGTCGTGTGTGCCGATGCGCCCCGACGAGTACACGGGCATGAGCTCGGCCACCGACCAGGACGGCGACGGCGTCGACGACAGCGAGGATAGCTGCCCGACGATCTTCAACCCCAAGCGCCCCCTCGACGGCGACACTCAAGCCGACTTCGACGGCGACGGCATCGGCGATGCCTGCGACACCTGCCCGCTCAACGAAGGCGAGACCTGCGACCCGTTCGACCCGAACGACCGCGACGCTGACGGCACGCCCAACGACACCGACAACTGCCCCGCGGTCGCCAACCCCGACCAGGCCGACAGTGACTCGGACGATATCGGCGACGCATGCGACGCGTGCCCCGACTTCGCCAACGCCGGCGGCACGGGCTGCCCGGCGACCATCTACGACATCTGGGACGGCACGGTCGAGCAAGGCGCGAAGGTGCTCATCCAGGACGCCATCGTCACCGCAGCCGGCGACAGCGGCGTGTTCATTCAGTACACCTCCGACGCGGCCGACTTCGACGGCGTCCCCTACAGCGGCGTCTACATTTACATGCCCGACTACTCGCCGATGCCCGCGCGCGGCGACCGCGTCGACGTGTCGGCGACCGTCTCCGAGTTCGGCAGTGAGCCGCAGCTCTCCGACCCCGACATGATCACGGTCAACTCCAGCGGCAACACGCTGCCCGCCCCGGTGGTCCTCGACGCAGCCAGCGTCGCCACCGGCGGAGCCAACGCTGATCACGTCGGCGTGCTCATCCGCGTCGAGAACCTGACGGTGGCCTCCGCGCCGAACCAGTACGGCGAGTTCGAGGTCGACGGCGGCCTGTTGGTCGACGACCTGTTCTACGAGATCACCCCCGCCCCGGCGGCCGGCGACACCTTCAACGCGCTCGTGGGCGTGTTGAACAGGGGCTTCGGCAACACCAAGCTGACCCCGCGTGACGAGAACGACGTCATCATGGGCCCGCCGACCATCGAGGACTTCGGTCCGGCGCAGGCCTACCTTGAAGCAGGCACCACCGACGTGCCGGCGCCCGGCCTGACGGTGACGCTCAACCGCGCTCCGGCGCAGACGACGACGGTCGACCTGACCTACTCCGACTCGACCATCATCGACGGACCGGCCACGGTGGACGTGCCCGCCAACCAAGACAGCGTCCAGGTCAGCCTCTACGCACTGGGCGCGGCCGGAAGCTCGGCCGACGTGACCGCCACCCTCACCGGCACCTCGATGACGGCGACCGTCACCATCTACGACGACGCCAGCGTGCGCGAGGTCGTCGACCTAACCCCGGCCAACCAGACGCTGCAGCTCGACGCCACCGGCACGGCGACCGTCGTGCTCAACCTGCCGGCTCCGACCGGCGGCCAGGTGGTCGACATCTCGACGGTGGGTGAAATCTCGGCGCCGAACACGGTGACCGTGCCCGCCGGACAGATGAGCGCCGACTTCACCGTGACCGCCGCGTCGGTCGCCGGTACGGGCATCCTCACCGCCCAGATCGGAAACTCGGCCGCCACGGCCAACGTCGACGTGACCGCCGGCCCGAGCACCCCGTGCCTCATCATCGGCGAGTACGTCGAGGGCGGCAGCTTCAACAAGGGCATCGAGCTGTTCAACTGCGGCACGACCGACCTTGAGTTGTCCGACTTCGGCGTCTGTCAGGCCAACGGAAGCGGCAGCGAGTGCGACTCCGAGCTGATCCTGCCGAGCCAGTCGCTCGGAGCAGGCGCGGTCTACACGCTGTGCCACCCGAGCGCGTCGTTCTCGTGCGACAACTCCACCGGCATCATCAACCACAACGGCAACGACCGCTACGTCATCTACCAGGACGACGACGGCTCGGGCGCCTTCGAGCCGGCCAACGACACGGTCACCGACGCCTTCGGCGAGACGGCCGTCGACCCGGGCGAGGCGTGGAAGGACAAGACCTACCGCCGCTGTGACTTCACCCCGTACTACGGCCAGACGACGTTCGACGTGCTCGACTACTACACCGAGCACGCCAAGGACGACGTGAGCCACTTCGGCACGGAGCCGACGGCGGGCTGTCCGTAA
- a CDS encoding molybdopterin-dependent oxidoreductase, with protein MTTRRDFLKKLGSGAVALVGVQFLSGCEELVFESKVAGAPLSFMTPAEDGSWYWQSGNGIAKDDAPDIAPEDWTLKIRNNGNRVGGVSFADLQALADNGESLSYWKTMRCVYGAYVGPAATTFVANGIFTGIPLHRVLEEAGVDPDANAKLRVFGADGFSSNIPIGRAFDAGPSPLAPLLAYELNGEPISRLRGGPVRLVIPETWGYKNVKWLDALEATPSDAIFGTYETERFNPQTNPSVSAETQRRIDDPGQISLASVVSDPNAVSATLKGPDVTIAGASFAGGQKIVDVQVALDDGPFESAQLKGYEEMLDALSPAQRELAAECAQQSEDWPFVGVWRTWTKTFSGLAPGDYIVTIRARDDAGQAQSGDTSQPLVIAPEVRVPFRVT; from the coding sequence ATGACCACGCGACGTGACTTCCTCAAAAAACTCGGCTCCGGCGCGGTGGCGCTGGTGGGCGTGCAGTTTTTGTCGGGTTGCGAGGAGTTGGTCTTCGAGTCGAAGGTCGCCGGGGCGCCGCTGTCGTTTATGACCCCGGCCGAAGACGGGTCGTGGTACTGGCAAAGCGGCAACGGCATCGCCAAGGACGACGCGCCCGACATCGCCCCCGAGGACTGGACGCTGAAAATCCGCAACAACGGAAACCGCGTCGGCGGCGTCAGCTTCGCCGACCTGCAGGCCCTGGCCGACAACGGCGAGTCGCTGTCGTATTGGAAGACGATGCGTTGCGTGTACGGGGCGTATGTGGGCCCGGCGGCGACGACCTTCGTGGCCAACGGCATCTTCACGGGCATCCCGCTGCACCGCGTGCTCGAAGAGGCGGGCGTCGACCCCGACGCCAACGCCAAGCTTCGCGTCTTCGGGGCCGATGGGTTTTCGAGCAATATCCCCATCGGACGCGCCTTCGACGCGGGCCCCTCTCCGCTCGCGCCGCTGCTCGCCTACGAGCTCAACGGCGAGCCCATCTCGCGGCTTCGCGGCGGGCCGGTGCGCCTGGTGATTCCGGAGACCTGGGGCTACAAGAACGTCAAATGGCTCGACGCGCTCGAGGCGACCCCCTCGGACGCCATCTTCGGCACCTACGAGACCGAGCGATTCAACCCGCAGACCAACCCTTCGGTGAGCGCCGAGACCCAGCGGCGCATCGACGACCCCGGCCAGATTTCGCTGGCGAGCGTGGTCTCCGACCCCAACGCGGTGTCGGCGACCCTGAAGGGCCCCGACGTAACCATCGCCGGGGCGAGCTTTGCGGGCGGCCAGAAGATCGTCGACGTGCAGGTCGCGCTCGACGACGGGCCGTTTGAATCGGCCCAGCTAAAAGGCTACGAAGAGATGCTCGACGCGCTCAGCCCGGCGCAGCGCGAGCTGGCCGCCGAGTGCGCCCAGCAGAGTGAGGACTGGCCCTTTGTGGGCGTCTGGAGAACCTGGACCAAGACCTTCTCGGGGCTGGCCCCGGGAGATTATATCGTGACCATTCGCGCACGCGACGACGCGGGACAGGCGCAGTCTGGCGACACAAGCCAGCCGCTGGTCATCGCCCCCGAAGTGCGCGTGCCTTTTCGTGTTACCTGA
- a CDS encoding ATP-binding protein, whose protein sequence is MTAPTSLDQYNQPCEQCHEKRYIITRRGDRAVAKTCEACFDTCPACDDEEFMHVTDERGYSYVKRCALCGTLNKRIEAFNEARIPARYYHLTAAIEHFKTNGSDGKPIGNLQQVKLRLHRWVTGFSPGEKGFLLYGAVGTGKTHLLAAIVRHLTLEKGIASRFIEFTHLLSEIREQFDQGRGEADILGPLSEVPVLAIDELGKGRNNAWQLSIIDEIISKRYNRELTTLFTTNYPVDENATGKLDPNSDDFRKLATQETLRERIGERIFSRLYEMSTFIELDAPDYRKR, encoded by the coding sequence ATGACTGCGCCTACCTCTTTGGACCAATACAACCAGCCCTGTGAGCAGTGCCACGAGAAGCGCTACATCATTACGCGCCGTGGTGATCGCGCGGTCGCCAAGACCTGTGAAGCGTGCTTCGACACCTGTCCGGCGTGCGACGACGAAGAGTTCATGCACGTGACCGACGAGCGCGGCTACAGCTACGTGAAGCGCTGCGCGCTGTGCGGCACGCTGAACAAACGCATCGAGGCGTTCAACGAGGCGCGCATCCCGGCGCGCTACTACCACCTGACGGCGGCGATCGAGCACTTCAAGACCAACGGTTCAGACGGCAAGCCTATCGGCAACCTGCAGCAGGTCAAGCTGCGCCTGCACCGCTGGGTCACCGGCTTCAGTCCGGGCGAGAAGGGATTTTTGCTCTACGGCGCGGTGGGGACGGGAAAGACGCACCTGCTGGCGGCGATCGTGCGTCACCTGACGCTCGAGAAGGGGATCGCGAGCCGGTTCATCGAGTTCACCCACCTGTTGAGTGAAATCCGCGAGCAGTTCGACCAGGGCCGCGGCGAAGCCGACATCCTCGGGCCGCTGTCGGAGGTGCCCGTGCTGGCCATCGACGAGCTCGGCAAGGGCCGCAACAACGCCTGGCAGCTGTCGATCATCGACGAGATCATCTCCAAACGCTACAACCGCGAGCTGACTACGCTGTTCACGACCAACTACCCGGTCGACGAAAACGCCACTGGCAAGCTCGACCCCAACTCCGACGACTTCCGCAAGCTGGCCACCCAGGAGACGCTGCGCGAGCGCATCGGCGAGCGTATCTTCAGCCGGTTGTATGAGATGTCGACGTTTATCGAGCTGGACGCGCCGGACTACCGCAAACGCTAA
- a CDS encoding glycoside hydrolase family 78 protein, with the protein MPEHTPPVHVTHLRCEHLENPLGLDVARPRLRWQLQSTGQGVHGSAYQVRVAHRAADLDGGDVLWDSGRVESLDEIEATYAGPRLQSRRRYHWSVRVWDQNGQASERAAPAWFEMGLLHPEEWTASLIEPDRDVSPEQRAEAPMLRRSFVLTGDVRRARLYVTAHGLYEARLNGNRVGDELFTPGWTSYDDCLQYQCYDVTDLLQKGDNVLGAILGDGWYRGSISYINARHVYGDRLGLLAQLEVTYDDGRTETIATDRQWRWSTGAIRASDIFDGEHYDARARQVGWDCAGFDDRDWQEVRTGSIDPTVLTAPRSAPVRAIEELEPVEILHTPAGETVFDFGQNMVGWARLRAKGPAGTAVKLQFGEVLDPDGNFYNRNLRTAEATDTFVLAGTGDVEEFEPHFTFHGFRYVKVEGLVEPPSLGHLTGIVVHSDLEFTGHFRCSDERVNQLFDNIVWSQRDNFLDVPTDCPQRDERMGWTGDIQVFAPTACFNMDVSAFLTRWLRDLRVDQHADGLVPMVVPDAFADRRDMLRRVVRNALDRRPGDEKGLFDEYFALFHLNGSVGWGEAAIVVPWTLYQFYGDTRILEESFDSMRALFELRLSRTGRPTDIIWFLDRAHRKETWRHLRYFTSDQFGFGDWLAPGDGMNGSILRSRRYIPTAYLAYSALLLSRMAEALGRTEEAAEYREHHRRAAEAFCYFFYEGNGRLTPHRQTTYVLALAFELLPDEERDAAAATLAELVEASDYEVRTGFLGTPHLCDVLSAHGNSEHAYRLLLNPDHQWLLQVSHGATTIWEHWDNIQPDGSFRSERMLSFNHFAPGAVGAWLYGWVAGIQPDWRAPGFRRFTLAPKPCEGLTHAEASYDSVRGRIASSWTVDGDVLRLTVEIPPTAEATLVIPEAFRGKVTINNEPAQDGPARIKLSSGTYDLACHRTPKSLNPQTPKPPNPSLYRT; encoded by the coding sequence ATGCCCGAGCACACCCCGCCAGTTCATGTGACCCACCTTCGCTGTGAGCACCTCGAAAATCCTCTGGGGCTGGATGTCGCTCGCCCGCGCTTGCGCTGGCAGTTGCAGTCGACGGGGCAGGGCGTCCATGGGAGCGCCTACCAAGTTCGAGTCGCTCACCGCGCCGCCGACCTCGACGGGGGCGACGTCCTGTGGGACTCGGGGCGTGTCGAGTCGCTCGACGAAATCGAGGCCACCTACGCAGGACCACGTTTGCAGTCGCGCCGGCGCTACCACTGGTCCGTGCGCGTGTGGGACCAGAACGGCCAGGCCAGCGAGCGGGCTGCGCCTGCTTGGTTCGAGATGGGGCTGCTCCACCCGGAGGAGTGGACGGCCTCGCTCATCGAGCCCGACCGAGACGTCTCTCCCGAGCAGCGAGCCGAGGCGCCCATGCTGCGCAGGTCCTTCGTTCTGACCGGCGATGTCCGCCGTGCTCGCCTCTACGTCACAGCTCACGGACTCTACGAGGCCCGGCTCAACGGAAACCGTGTAGGCGACGAGCTCTTCACACCAGGCTGGACCTCCTACGACGACTGCCTGCAGTACCAGTGCTACGACGTCACCGACCTCCTCCAGAAGGGCGACAACGTCCTCGGAGCGATCCTGGGCGATGGCTGGTACCGGGGCTCCATCTCCTACATCAACGCGCGCCACGTCTACGGCGACCGACTCGGGCTTCTGGCCCAGCTCGAGGTCACCTACGACGACGGCCGTACCGAGACGATCGCCACGGATCGACAGTGGCGCTGGTCGACCGGCGCGATCCGCGCGAGCGATATCTTCGACGGCGAACATTACGACGCCCGCGCCCGGCAGGTTGGCTGGGACTGTGCCGGCTTCGATGACCGCGATTGGCAAGAGGTCCGCACCGGCTCTATCGATCCGACGGTGCTCACCGCGCCCCGCAGCGCGCCGGTCCGGGCGATTGAGGAACTCGAGCCGGTCGAGATCTTGCACACACCGGCCGGCGAGACCGTCTTCGACTTTGGGCAGAATATGGTCGGGTGGGCCCGTCTTCGGGCGAAGGGGCCTGCAGGCACCGCGGTGAAGCTCCAATTCGGCGAGGTGCTCGACCCCGACGGCAACTTCTACAACCGCAACCTTCGCACCGCCGAGGCCACCGATACCTTCGTGTTGGCCGGGACGGGAGACGTCGAGGAGTTCGAGCCTCACTTCACCTTCCACGGGTTTCGCTACGTCAAAGTCGAGGGGCTCGTCGAGCCTCCCTCACTCGGCCACCTGACCGGTATCGTCGTCCACTCCGACCTCGAGTTTACCGGTCATTTTCGGTGCTCCGACGAGCGGGTCAATCAGCTCTTCGACAACATCGTCTGGTCCCAGCGCGACAACTTCCTCGACGTGCCCACCGACTGCCCGCAACGCGACGAGCGCATGGGCTGGACGGGGGATATCCAGGTCTTTGCCCCCACGGCCTGCTTCAATATGGACGTGTCGGCCTTCCTGACGCGTTGGCTGCGTGATCTGCGCGTCGATCAGCACGCCGACGGTCTCGTACCGATGGTCGTCCCCGACGCGTTCGCCGACCGCCGCGACATGCTACGCCGCGTGGTACGCAACGCCCTCGACCGCCGCCCGGGCGACGAGAAAGGTCTGTTCGACGAGTACTTCGCGCTCTTTCATTTGAACGGATCGGTAGGGTGGGGCGAGGCTGCGATCGTCGTCCCCTGGACGCTGTACCAGTTCTACGGCGATACGCGCATCCTCGAGGAGTCGTTCGACAGCATGCGCGCGCTGTTCGAGTTGCGCCTCTCCAGGACTGGCCGGCCCACCGACATTATCTGGTTCTTGGATCGCGCGCACCGAAAGGAGACGTGGCGCCACCTTCGCTACTTCACCAGCGACCAATTCGGCTTCGGCGACTGGCTCGCCCCGGGTGACGGCATGAACGGCTCGATTCTGCGATCGCGCCGGTATATCCCGACCGCCTACCTGGCCTACAGCGCGCTGCTCTTGTCGCGTATGGCCGAGGCGCTCGGCCGCACCGAGGAGGCCGCCGAGTACCGGGAGCACCACCGGCGCGCGGCCGAGGCGTTCTGCTACTTCTTCTACGAGGGAAACGGACGGCTCACGCCCCACCGACAGACCACCTACGTGCTCGCGCTCGCCTTCGAGCTCCTCCCCGACGAGGAGCGCGACGCCGCGGCAGCAACACTCGCCGAACTCGTCGAGGCCTCCGACTACGAGGTGCGCACCGGCTTCTTGGGGACGCCGCACCTGTGCGACGTGCTCAGCGCGCACGGCAACTCCGAGCACGCCTATCGGCTGCTGCTCAACCCCGACCACCAATGGCTTCTGCAAGTCTCACACGGCGCCACCACCATCTGGGAGCACTGGGACAATATCCAGCCCGACGGCTCGTTTCGCTCCGAGCGCATGCTCTCCTTCAATCACTTCGCCCCCGGCGCCGTCGGCGCTTGGCTGTACGGATGGGTCGCCGGCATCCAGCCCGACTGGCGCGCCCCCGGCTTCCGTCGGTTCACCCTCGCCCCCAAGCCATGCGAAGGCCTCACCCACGCCGAGGCGTCGTACGATTCAGTGCGTGGTCGTATCGCGTCGAGCTGGACGGTGGACGGCGATGTGCTGCGACTGACCGTCGAAATCCCGCCCACCGCCGAAGCGACCCTCGTCATTCCCGAAGCGTTCCGCGGAAAGGTCACCATAAACAACGAGCCGGCCCAAGACGGACCGGCTCGCATCAAACTCTCTTCTGGCACTTATGACTTAGCGTGCCATCGAACCCCCAAATCCCTAAACCCCCAAACTCCTAAACCCCCAAACCCCAGCCTCTACCGCACATAA
- a CDS encoding transporter, whose product MPSKHRQFAAPLAAAVAFLGLCWATPAFAGAWAQEDRGLYVQLSVAGEVAGEQYKETGETFQLLSEDDEGDFRSLGSFLYAEFGVLPSLTMVAATAYRHVELDSVQVRSTARGFGDFQLGARYQFLDEPLVMSAYVGAKSPTGYTPDPPELRSATLGNGVQEYEGRLLVGKSFYPAPVYVSGEVGFRLRGARPTANGDRLDYPPEIPYFLEIGYGPTDWIWLRGVVDGVWGTGDPVAIEGVSLTPLTQRYTKVGPSVIFSFLDNYQLQLNYTYTVLGVNALKSQQVSLGFAVDTTL is encoded by the coding sequence ATGCCCTCAAAACACCGACAATTCGCCGCGCCCCTGGCCGCCGCCGTGGCGTTCTTGGGGCTCTGTTGGGCCACGCCGGCCTTCGCCGGGGCCTGGGCGCAAGAGGATCGCGGGCTCTACGTGCAGCTGTCGGTCGCCGGCGAGGTGGCCGGCGAGCAGTACAAGGAGACCGGCGAGACCTTCCAGCTTTTGAGCGAAGACGACGAGGGCGACTTTCGGTCGCTCGGCTCGTTTTTGTACGCCGAGTTCGGCGTGCTCCCTTCTTTGACGATGGTCGCGGCGACCGCCTACCGCCACGTGGAGCTCGACAGCGTCCAGGTGCGCAGCACGGCGCGCGGCTTTGGCGATTTCCAGCTCGGCGCGCGCTACCAGTTCCTCGACGAACCGCTGGTGATGTCGGCCTACGTGGGCGCGAAATCCCCCACCGGCTACACGCCCGACCCGCCCGAGCTTCGCAGCGCGACGCTGGGCAACGGCGTGCAGGAGTACGAGGGGCGGCTGCTCGTGGGCAAGAGCTTTTATCCCGCGCCCGTCTACGTGTCCGGCGAGGTCGGGTTTCGGCTGCGCGGGGCGCGGCCGACGGCCAACGGGGACCGCCTCGATTATCCGCCCGAGATCCCTTACTTCCTCGAGATTGGCTACGGTCCCACCGATTGGATCTGGCTGCGCGGGGTGGTCGACGGGGTGTGGGGCACCGGGGACCCGGTGGCCATCGAGGGCGTCTCGCTGACGCCGCTGACCCAGCGCTACACCAAGGTCGGCCCGAGCGTCATCTTTAGCTTCCTCGACAACTATCAGCTCCAGCTCAATTACACGTATACGGTGCTCGGAGTGAACGCCCTGAAGAGTCAGCAGGTGAGCCTCGGGTTCGCCGTCGACACCACGCTGTAG